Proteins encoded together in one Bacteroides ovatus window:
- a CDS encoding efflux RND transporter periplasmic adaptor subunit: MKKLMYIFLALPILTGCKEKKSTGAMGGVPTPEISVTKPIVENITLTKDYPGYLTTEKTVNLVARVNGTLQSTSYVAGGRVKQGQLLFVIEPTLYKDQVEQAEAELKTAQAQLEYARNNYSRMKEAVKSDAVSQIQVLQAESSVKEGIAAVSNAEAALSTACTNLGYCYVRAPFDGTISKATVDIGSYVGGSLQPVTLATIYKDNQMYAYFNVADNQWLAMTMDTQQLPTDLPKKIMVQLGKGGTESYPATLDYLSPNVDVNTGTLMVRANFDNPKGILKSGLYVSITLPYGEAKNAVLVKEGSIGTDQLGKYLYVVNDSNIVHYRHIEIGQLVDGTLRQVLGGLSPQEQYVTEALMKVRDGMKVKPLPDSLPKRGK; encoded by the coding sequence ATGAAAAAACTGATGTATATCTTTCTTGCACTGCCTATATTGACGGGTTGCAAGGAGAAGAAAAGTACAGGAGCAATGGGAGGTGTGCCAACTCCGGAAATTAGTGTGACCAAACCCATAGTGGAGAATATTACTTTGACGAAAGATTATCCGGGTTATCTGACAACAGAAAAGACGGTGAATCTTGTAGCCAGGGTGAACGGAACCTTGCAGTCTACCTCTTATGTCGCAGGTGGACGGGTGAAACAGGGGCAACTGTTGTTTGTCATCGAACCAACCTTATATAAAGATCAGGTGGAGCAAGCAGAAGCAGAACTGAAAACTGCCCAGGCGCAATTGGAATATGCTCGTAATAATTATAGCCGTATGAAAGAGGCTGTAAAGAGTGATGCGGTCAGTCAGATACAGGTACTTCAGGCTGAATCTTCTGTGAAAGAGGGTATTGCTGCTGTCAGCAACGCGGAAGCTGCTTTGAGCACCGCCTGTACAAACTTGGGATATTGTTATGTCCGTGCACCGTTTGACGGCACCATCAGTAAGGCGACTGTAGATATAGGAAGTTATGTAGGCGGTTCGTTGCAACCAGTCACATTGGCTACTATTTATAAGGATAATCAGATGTATGCTTACTTTAATGTTGCTGATAATCAATGGTTGGCAATGACGATGGATACCCAGCAGTTACCGACTGATCTTCCTAAAAAAATAATGGTTCAACTGGGAAAGGGGGGAACTGAAAGTTATCCGGCTACGCTCGATTATCTTTCACCAAATGTAGATGTGAATACAGGAACACTGATGGTTCGTGCCAATTTTGATAATCCGAAAGGGATATTGAAGAGCGGATTATATGTAAGCATAACTTTACCTTATGGAGAAGCTAAAAATGCCGTGTTGGTGAAAGAGGGTTCTATCGGAACTGACCAGTTAGGCAAATACTTATATGTTGTAAATGATTCAAATATAGTTCATTACCGGCATATTGAAATAGGGCAGTTGGTCGACGGCACTTTACGGCAGGTATTGGGTGGACTTTCCCCGCAGGAACAGTATGTCACAGAGGCTTTGATGAAAGTCAGAGACGGAATGAAAGTAAAGCCGCTTCCTGATTCCCTTCCCAAAAGAGGGAAATAA
- a CDS encoding efflux transporter outer membrane subunit, with the protein MNIRVWGTSLLMFLSTVTAVGQTANRYLKAPLPQDWEESGEVFQQILPVDDHWWKSFQDTKLDSLIALAVDRNYSVAMAINRIAAARANLWIERSNFFPSIGLNAGWTRQETSGNTSSLPQTTDHYYDASLSMSWELDIFGSIRKRVKAQKENFAASKEEYTGVMVSLAAEVASAYINLRELQQELEVVKKNSASQEEVLKITEVRYNTGLVAKLDVAQAKSVLYSTKASIPQLEAGINQYITTLAVLLGMYPQDIRPVLESSGTLPDYMEPIGVGMPVDLLLRRPDVRSAELSVNAQAALLGASKADWLPKVFLKGSFGYAARDLKDLTKSKSMTYEIAPSLNWTIFNGGQLVNATRLAKAQLDEAINQFNQTVLTAVQETDNAMNSYRNSIKQIVALREVRNQGIETLKLSLELYKQGLSPFQNVLDAQRSLLSYENQLVQAQGSSLLQLIALYKALGGGWRE; encoded by the coding sequence ATGAATATACGAGTGTGGGGCACATCGCTCCTTATGTTTCTTTCAACTGTGACCGCGGTTGGACAGACCGCAAACCGTTATTTGAAAGCTCCGCTTCCTCAAGATTGGGAAGAGAGCGGGGAAGTATTTCAACAGATACTTCCAGTGGATGACCATTGGTGGAAGTCATTCCAAGACACCAAACTGGACTCTTTGATAGCTCTGGCAGTAGATCGTAATTACTCCGTTGCCATGGCAATCAACCGTATAGCTGCCGCTCGTGCCAATCTTTGGATAGAACGCAGTAACTTTTTTCCTTCCATCGGATTGAATGCAGGATGGACCCGTCAGGAAACCAGTGGAAATACAAGTTCACTGCCCCAAACAACCGATCATTATTATGATGCTTCGCTAAGCATGAGCTGGGAGCTTGATATTTTTGGCAGTATCCGGAAACGGGTAAAAGCGCAGAAAGAGAATTTTGCCGCCAGCAAGGAAGAATACACAGGAGTCATGGTCTCATTAGCTGCAGAAGTAGCCTCGGCTTATATCAATCTAAGGGAGTTGCAACAAGAGCTTGAAGTGGTGAAGAAAAACAGTGCTTCGCAGGAAGAAGTCCTGAAAATCACGGAAGTACGCTATAATACCGGGCTGGTTGCTAAACTCGATGTGGCACAGGCCAAGTCTGTATTATATAGCACAAAAGCCTCCATTCCCCAGTTGGAAGCGGGTATCAATCAGTATATCACAACATTGGCTGTCTTATTGGGAATGTATCCCCAGGACATTCGTCCTGTTCTTGAATCCAGTGGCACATTGCCCGATTATATGGAACCTATCGGAGTGGGAATGCCTGTCGATTTATTACTGCGACGGCCTGATGTACGAAGTGCGGAATTGAGCGTAAATGCGCAGGCAGCATTGCTCGGAGCTTCGAAAGCGGATTGGTTGCCGAAAGTTTTCTTGAAAGGTTCATTTGGATATGCCGCCCGTGACCTGAAGGATCTCACCAAAAGTAAAAGTATGACTTATGAAATTGCTCCGTCATTGAACTGGACTATTTTCAATGGAGGACAGCTGGTGAATGCAACCCGGCTGGCAAAAGCGCAACTAGATGAAGCGATCAACCAGTTTAATCAAACGGTTTTAACTGCCGTACAGGAAACGGACAATGCTATGAATTCCTACCGGAATTCAATCAAACAGATTGTAGCCCTGCGGGAAGTACGCAATCAAGGAATTGAGACATTGAAACTTTCACTGGAACTTTATAAACAGGGACTTTCGCCTTTCCAAAACGTACTTGATGCACAACGTTCTCTGTTATCTTATGAGAATCAGCTGGTACAGGCACAAGGAAGTTCGCTTTTGCAACTGATAGCCCTCTACAAGGCTTTAGGGGGTGGTTGGAGAGAATAA
- a CDS encoding zinc ribbon domain-containing protein, producing the protein MAREAKKDPNELTVEQKLKTLFQLQTMLSKIDEIKTLRGELPLEVQDLEDEIAGLSTRIDKIKAEVDELKSAIAGKRVEIETAKASVEKYKSQQDNVRNNREYDFLTKEIEFQTLEIELCEKRIKEYSADKEEKEAEVTKNDQILNERLKDLEQKKSELDEIISETKQEEEKLRDKAKDLETKIEPRLLQSFKRIRKNSRNGLGIVYVQRDACGGCFNKIPPQRQLDIRSRKKVIVCEYCGRIMIDPELAGVQIEHKVEEAPVATTKRAIRRKTAE; encoded by the coding sequence ATGGCTAGAGAAGCAAAAAAAGATCCGAATGAGTTGACGGTAGAACAGAAACTGAAGACACTGTTCCAACTGCAAACGATGTTGTCTAAGATTGATGAAATCAAGACATTGAGAGGTGAACTTCCGTTGGAAGTGCAAGACCTTGAAGATGAAATTGCTGGTTTGAGTACCCGTATCGACAAGATCAAAGCTGAAGTGGATGAACTGAAATCTGCTATTGCCGGCAAGAGAGTAGAAATTGAAACAGCAAAGGCTTCAGTAGAAAAATATAAGTCACAACAAGACAATGTTCGCAATAACCGTGAATATGATTTCTTGACGAAAGAAATCGAATTCCAGACATTGGAAATCGAACTTTGCGAAAAGAGAATTAAGGAATATTCTGCTGATAAAGAAGAAAAAGAGGCTGAAGTAACGAAGAACGATCAGATTCTTAACGAAAGACTGAAAGACCTTGAGCAGAAGAAGAGCGAACTGGACGAAATTATCTCTGAAACCAAACAGGAAGAAGAGAAATTGAGAGACAAAGCTAAAGATTTGGAAACTAAGATTGAACCACGTCTATTGCAGTCTTTCAAACGTATCCGTAAGAACTCTCGCAACGGATTGGGTATTGTATACGTACAGCGTGACGCTTGTGGTGGTTGCTTTAACAAGATTCCGCCCCAGAGACAACTGGATATCCGTTCTCGTAAGAAAGTAATCGTTTGTGAATATTGCGGACGTATTATGATTGACCCGGAATTGGCTGGCGTACAAATCGAACACAAGGTGGAAGAAGCTCCGGTAGCTACTACCAAAAGAGCTATCAGAAGAAAAACTGCTGAATAA
- a CDS encoding Nif3-like dinuclear metal center hexameric protein, which yields MKIKEIVSALERFAPLPLQDGFDNAGLQIGLTEAEATGALLCLDVTEAVLDEAIALGYNLVISHHPLIFKGYKSITGKDYVERCILKAIKNDIVIYSAHTNLDNAQGGVNYKIAEKIGLKNLKVLEPKENSLIKLVTFVPDAQADSVREVLFAAGCGNIGNYDSCSYSLKGEGTFRAKEGTHPFCGTIGELHHENEVRIETILPIYKKAEVVKALLSVHPYEEPAFDLYPLQNNWSQAGSGIVGELDESETELEFLKRIKKIFEVGCVRHNKLTGREIQKVALCGGAGAFLLPQAIRTGADVFITGEIKYHDYFGHEGDILMAEIGHYESEQYTKEIFYSIIRDLFPNFALQLSKINTNPIKYL from the coding sequence ATGAAAATTAAGGAAATAGTAAGCGCCCTTGAACGATTCGCGCCTCTGCCATTGCAAGACGGATTTGATAATGCCGGCCTGCAAATCGGATTGACAGAAGCGGAAGCAACAGGGGCTTTGTTGTGTCTTGACGTTACCGAAGCTGTGTTGGATGAAGCTATCGCGCTGGGGTACAATCTCGTTATATCGCACCATCCGCTCATTTTCAAAGGCTATAAATCTATCACGGGCAAAGATTACGTGGAACGCTGCATACTGAAAGCAATAAAGAATGATATTGTGATCTATTCAGCACATACTAATCTTGATAATGCACAAGGTGGAGTCAATTATAAGATAGCAGAGAAAATAGGGTTGAAGAATCTGAAAGTGCTTGAACCGAAAGAGAACAGTTTGATTAAGCTGGTGACTTTCGTGCCGGATGCACAAGCCGATAGTGTGCGCGAAGTATTGTTTGCAGCCGGATGCGGAAATATAGGTAACTATGATTCATGCAGTTACAGTCTGAAAGGAGAGGGAACCTTCCGAGCAAAAGAGGGGACGCATCCTTTCTGTGGAACAATCGGTGAACTGCATCATGAAAATGAAGTAAGGATTGAAACCATTCTTCCTATATATAAGAAAGCGGAAGTTGTAAAAGCGTTATTGTCTGTACATCCTTATGAGGAACCGGCATTCGACTTGTATCCGTTGCAGAATAACTGGTCGCAGGCAGGTTCGGGAATTGTAGGTGAATTGGATGAATCGGAAACGGAACTCGAGTTTCTGAAACGCATCAAGAAAATCTTCGAAGTGGGTTGTGTACGTCATAACAAACTGACAGGGAGAGAAATACAGAAGGTCGCCTTGTGTGGTGGTGCCGGAGCTTTTCTGCTTCCACAGGCAATTCGGACGGGTGCGGATGTCTTTATTACGGGAGAAATCAAATATCATGATTATTTCGGCCACGAGGGTGATATTCTGATGGCAGAGATTGGTCATTACGAAAGCGAACAATATACAAAAGAAATTTTTTATTCCATAATCCGGGATTTATTTCCTAATTTTGCACTCCAATTGAGTAAAATAAATACGAATCCCATAAAATATTTATAA
- a CDS encoding DUF4891 domain-containing protein gives MKTNLTLLLLLVMMVSCQPKKSDSTEMSVAEAAKIDNIEDCTVDTVKATAIFWIDKVETKHCKEYGFRTIKAKVLIREDGKVNLLSFAKKQSPAVETYIRHHLFKFQVSEKMFEGGYVQPGEQFVQLRCLWGMLKGK, from the coding sequence ATGAAAACAAATTTGACTTTACTGTTGCTACTAGTTATGATGGTTTCTTGCCAGCCCAAGAAAAGTGATAGTACCGAAATGTCCGTAGCCGAGGCTGCAAAGATTGACAATATCGAAGATTGTACGGTAGATACGGTCAAAGCTACCGCTATCTTCTGGATTGATAAAGTAGAAACCAAACACTGCAAAGAGTACGGTTTTCGCACAATCAAAGCAAAAGTTCTCATTCGTGAAGATGGAAAGGTCAATTTGCTGTCATTCGCCAAAAAACAATCCCCGGCTGTAGAGACGTACATACGCCATCATCTTTTCAAATTTCAAGTGTCGGAAAAGATGTTTGAAGGCGGATATGTGCAGCCCGGAGAACAATTTGTGCAGCTTCGCTGCTTATGGGGAATGTTGAAAGGCAAATAA
- a CDS encoding ABC transporter permease has product MGTIDISYYNLFIGLLLLAIPFFYLWKFKTGLLKPAVIGTLRMIIQLFFIGVYLKYLFLWNNPWINFLWVIIMVFVAGQTALVRTQLKRSVLLIPITVGFLCSVVLVGIYFIGIVLQLDNIFSAQYFIPIFGILMGNMLSSNVIALNTYYSGLKREQQLYRYLLGNGATRQEAQAPFIRQAIIKSFSPLIANIAVMGLVALPGTMIGQILGGSSPNVAIKYQMMIMVITFTASMLSLMITISLASRRSFDAYGKLLEVTKEPRK; this is encoded by the coding sequence GTGGGAACGATTGATATATCATATTATAATCTCTTTATAGGGCTGCTATTGCTTGCCATTCCGTTTTTTTACCTTTGGAAATTTAAAACGGGATTGCTAAAACCTGCCGTGATTGGTACATTACGGATGATTATCCAGCTGTTCTTTATCGGCGTGTATCTGAAATATCTCTTTTTATGGAACAATCCCTGGATTAATTTTCTTTGGGTGATAATTATGGTATTCGTGGCCGGGCAGACCGCATTGGTACGTACCCAGTTGAAACGTAGTGTTTTATTAATCCCTATTACGGTAGGATTTCTTTGTAGTGTTGTATTGGTAGGCATCTATTTTATCGGTATTGTTCTCCAACTGGATAATATATTTAGCGCCCAATACTTTATTCCAATATTCGGAATTCTGATGGGTAATATGCTGTCGAGCAATGTAATAGCTTTGAATACTTATTATAGTGGATTGAAACGTGAACAGCAACTATATCGGTATTTATTGGGAAACGGAGCAACAAGGCAGGAAGCGCAGGCTCCATTTATCCGGCAGGCCATCATTAAATCGTTTAGTCCCCTGATTGCGAACATTGCCGTGATGGGATTGGTGGCTCTTCCGGGCACGATGATCGGACAAATTCTAGGAGGAAGCAGCCCGAATGTCGCTATCAAGTATCAGATGATGATTATGGTGATTACTTTCACAGCATCTATGCTATCGCTAATGATTACTATTTCATTGGCTTCGCGTCGATCTTTTGATGCATACGGAAAACTGCTGGAGGTAACAAAAGAACCTAGGAAATGA
- a CDS encoding ATP-binding cassette domain-containing protein: MLHINNACIAFGTEVLFSGFSMKLERGETACIVGQSGCGKTSLLNAVMGFVPLKEGSIQVGETLLDISTIDSVRRQIAWIPQELALPFEWVKEMVALPFGLKVNRSVPFSEERLFTCFDELGLEHELYTKRVNEVSGGQRQRIMLAVAAMLNKPLIIIDEPTSALDAGSTGKVLSFFRRQAERGTAVLAVSHDKDFASGCHYLIEL; the protein is encoded by the coding sequence ATGTTACATATTAATAATGCCTGTATTGCTTTTGGTACGGAAGTGCTTTTCTCCGGTTTCAGTATGAAGTTGGAAAGGGGAGAAACGGCTTGCATTGTCGGTCAATCCGGTTGTGGAAAGACTTCGTTGCTGAATGCGGTAATGGGGTTTGTGCCTTTGAAAGAAGGATCTATACAGGTAGGGGAAACATTGCTTGATATATCGACTATCGATAGTGTCCGCAGACAGATTGCATGGATTCCTCAAGAATTGGCACTACCTTTTGAATGGGTCAAAGAGATGGTGGCTCTCCCGTTCGGACTGAAAGTGAATCGTTCTGTTCCTTTTTCGGAAGAAAGACTTTTCACTTGTTTCGATGAATTGGGGCTGGAACACGAATTATATACAAAGAGGGTGAATGAAGTATCGGGTGGTCAACGCCAACGTATTATGTTGGCTGTGGCTGCAATGCTCAACAAACCTCTCATTATCATAGATGAACCGACTTCTGCTTTGGATGCCGGATCGACCGGTAAAGTCCTGTCTTTTTTCCGGCGACAGGCGGAAAGGGGAACGGCTGTGTTAGCCGTATCACATGATAAGGACTTTGCTTCGGGTTGTCATTATTTAATAGAACTGTAA
- a CDS encoding ATP-binding protein, whose translation MSNKIYPIGIQNFEKIRKGGYCYIDKTAWIYQMVKTGSYYFLSRPRRFGKSLLLSTLEAYFQGKKGLFEGLAIEKLEKDWIKYPILHLDLNAEKYTNPEALDQVLESALRGWEALYGAQDYEKTFASRFQGIIQRACEKEGQSVVILVDEYDKPMLQAIGNDELQKSFRDTLKAFYGALKSKDGCIKFGMLTGVTKFGKVSVFSDLNNLEDISMRQQYIEICGISDRELHENFETELHEFADAQGLTYDEICTEMRERYDGYHFTHDSIGMYNPFSVLNTLKYNVFGNYWFETGTPTYLVELLKKHHYDLHRMAHEETSADVLNSIDSTSDNPIPVIYQSGYLTIKGYDREFETYRLGFPNREVEEGFVKYLMPFYANINAVESSFEIQKFVREVRSGDYDSFFRRLQSFFADTPYELVRDLELHYQNVLFIVFKLVGFYVKAEYHTSQGRIDLVLQTDKFIYVMEFKLEGTAEEALQQINEKHYAKPFESDGRTLFKIGVNFSAETRNIEKWVTELQ comes from the coding sequence ATGAGTAATAAAATTTATCCTATCGGCATACAGAACTTCGAGAAAATCCGTAAAGGAGGTTATTGCTATATAGATAAGACTGCTTGGATATATCAAATGGTGAAAACTGGCAGTTATTATTTTCTTAGTCGTCCACGTCGTTTTGGGAAAAGTTTGTTACTATCTACTTTGGAAGCCTATTTTCAGGGGAAAAAAGGACTTTTCGAAGGATTGGCGATAGAGAAACTGGAAAAAGATTGGATCAAATATCCCATTCTGCATTTAGATCTGAATGCGGAGAAATATACGAATCCTGAAGCACTCGACCAGGTTTTAGAGAGTGCTTTACGGGGGTGGGAAGCTCTTTATGGTGCACAGGATTATGAGAAAACATTCGCTTCCCGCTTTCAAGGTATTATTCAGCGTGCTTGTGAGAAAGAGGGCCAGAGTGTCGTTATTCTTGTGGATGAATACGATAAGCCTATGTTACAGGCGATTGGTAATGATGAACTCCAGAAGAGTTTCCGTGATACATTGAAGGCTTTCTATGGAGCCTTAAAAAGCAAGGATGGCTGCATTAAATTTGGTATGCTTACGGGAGTTACAAAATTCGGAAAGGTAAGTGTATTCAGCGATCTGAATAATCTGGAGGATATTTCTATGCGTCAGCAGTATATAGAAATCTGCGGAATCAGTGATCGTGAGTTGCATGAGAACTTTGAAACTGAATTGCATGAATTTGCCGATGCGCAAGGTTTGACGTATGATGAAATTTGCACAGAAATGCGTGAAAGATATGATGGTTATCATTTCACTCATGATTCTATAGGTATGTATAATCCGTTCAGTGTGCTTAATACCCTTAAATATAATGTGTTTGGCAACTACTGGTTTGAAACGGGCACACCTACTTATCTGGTCGAATTACTAAAAAAACATCATTACGATCTTCACCGGATGGCTCATGAAGAAACCAGCGCTGACGTACTGAATAGTATTGATTCAACTTCTGACAATCCTATCCCTGTGATTTATCAGAGCGGTTATCTTACCATAAAAGGCTACGATCGTGAATTTGAAACTTATCGCCTGGGATTTCCCAATCGTGAAGTGGAGGAAGGTTTTGTGAAATATCTCATGCCTTTTTATGCCAATATAAATGCCGTAGAATCATCTTTTGAGATTCAGAAGTTTGTCCGCGAAGTCCGTTCGGGAGATTATGATTCTTTTTTCCGTCGTCTTCAGAGTTTCTTTGCAGACACTCCTTATGAATTGGTTCGCGATTTGGAATTGCATTATCAGAATGTCCTCTTTATCGTGTTCAAATTAGTTGGTTTTTATGTAAAAGCAGAATATCACACGAGCCAGGGACGTATCGATCTTGTTTTGCAGACTGATAAATTTATCTATGTCATGGAATTCAAGCTGGAGGGTACGGCTGAAGAAGCCTTGCAACAGATCAATGAAAAGCATTATGCTAAACCTTTCGAAAGTGATGGGCGAACACTTTTTAAGATTGGAGTGAATTTTAGTGCTGAAACACGAAACATTGAGAAGTGGGTGACGGAACTTCAATAA
- a CDS encoding ferredoxin domain-containing protein, translated as MILNERDARHEHILQVARQMMTAARTAPKGKGIDIIEVALITDEEIKQLSDTMIAMVEEHGMKFFLRDADNILSAECVVLIGTREQTQGLNCGHCGFATCAGRTDGVPCALNSIDVGIAIGSACATAADLRVDTRVMFSAGLAAQRLNWLKDCKMVMAIPVSASSKNPFFDRKPKQETNA; from the coding sequence ATGATACTGAACGAAAGAGACGCTCGTCACGAGCATATATTGCAGGTAGCACGTCAGATGATGACGGCTGCGCGCACTGCTCCGAAAGGAAAAGGAATCGATATTATTGAAGTGGCCCTAATCACTGATGAAGAGATTAAACAATTATCGGACACTATGATAGCTATGGTAGAAGAACACGGAATGAAATTCTTCCTTCGTGATGCCGACAACATCCTAAGTGCCGAATGTGTTGTACTGATAGGAACACGCGAGCAGACACAGGGCTTGAACTGCGGCCATTGCGGATTTGCCACCTGTGCCGGACGTACTGATGGAGTTCCCTGCGCATTGAACAGCATAGATGTAGGTATCGCAATAGGTTCCGCGTGCGCCACGGCAGCCGATTTACGCGTAGACACACGCGTCATGTTCTCCGCCGGATTGGCAGCACAACGCCTGAACTGGCTGAAAGACTGCAAGATGGTAATGGCAATCCCCGTTAGCGCATCCTCCAAGAATCCGTTCTTTGACCGGAAGCCGAAACAGGAAACCAATGCATAA
- a CDS encoding agmatine deiminase family protein has product MGIMVGLPSPSGSEKDLQLNFGKNMTVQVEMRASHLPAEWHMQSGIQLTWPHAGTDWAYMLAEVQECFINIAREIAKRELLLIVTPEPEEVKKQIAATVNMNNVRFLECATNDTWARDHGAITMIDTGTPSLLDFTFNGWGLKFASELDNQITKHAVEAGALKGQYIDHLDFVLEGGSIESDGMGTLLTTSKCLLSPQRNGRLNQVEIEEYLKSTFHLQKVLWLDHGYLAGDDTDSHIDTLARFCSTDTIAYVKCENKEDEHYEALLAMEEQLKTFRTLAGEPYRLLALPMADKIEEDGERLPATYANFLIMNDVILYPTYNQPVNDKKAGEVLQQAFPNHQIIGIDCRALIKQHGSLHCVTMQYPLGVIKES; this is encoded by the coding sequence ATGGGAATCATGGTTGGACTCCCCAGCCCAAGCGGCTCGGAGAAAGATTTGCAGTTGAACTTCGGCAAAAACATGACCGTACAGGTAGAAATGAGAGCATCTCATTTGCCTGCCGAATGGCACATGCAGAGCGGTATACAGTTAACATGGCCACATGCCGGTACAGATTGGGCCTACATGCTGGCGGAAGTGCAAGAGTGTTTTATCAATATTGCCAGAGAAATAGCGAAGCGTGAATTATTATTGATCGTCACTCCCGAACCGGAAGAAGTGAAAAAGCAGATAGCTGCTACTGTCAATATGAATAACGTCCGCTTTCTGGAATGTGCCACCAATGACACATGGGCCCGCGACCACGGAGCCATAACAATGATAGATACCGGCACCCCTTCCCTGCTCGACTTCACCTTCAACGGCTGGGGACTGAAATTTGCTTCCGAACTGGATAATCAAATTACTAAACATGCCGTAGAAGCCGGAGCCTTGAAAGGCCAGTATATAGACCACCTCGACTTCGTACTCGAAGGAGGTTCTATCGAAAGCGACGGAATGGGTACATTGCTTACCACTTCCAAATGTCTGCTCTCTCCCCAACGAAACGGACGACTGAACCAGGTAGAGATAGAAGAATACCTGAAATCAACCTTCCACCTGCAAAAGGTGCTTTGGTTAGACCACGGTTATCTGGCCGGTGATGATACTGACAGCCACATCGACACTTTGGCACGCTTCTGTTCTACCGACACCATCGCTTACGTGAAATGCGAAAACAAAGAAGACGAACATTACGAAGCACTGCTCGCAATGGAAGAACAGCTGAAAACATTCCGCACCTTAGCAGGAGAGCCCTATCGCCTATTGGCCTTACCCATGGCAGACAAGATAGAAGAAGACGGCGAACGCCTGCCTGCAACTTACGCCAATTTCCTGATTATGAACGACGTTATTCTCTACCCGACATACAATCAGCCGGTGAATGACAAAAAAGCAGGAGAAGTATTGCAGCAAGCCTTTCCAAACCATCAAATAATTGGAATAGACTGCCGTGCCCTGATTAAACAGCACGGTTCCCTACACTGTGTCACCATGCAATATCCGCTGGGTGTTATAAAGGAGTCATAA
- a CDS encoding carbon-nitrogen hydrolase — MRKIKVGIIQQSNTADIKANLMNLAKSIEACAAHGAQLIVLQELHNSLYFCQTENTNLFDLAEPIPGPSTGFYSELAAANKVVLVTSLFEKRAPGLYHNTAVVFDRDGSIAGKYRKMHIPDDPAYYEKFYFTPGDIGFEPIQTSLGKLGVLVCWDQWYPEAARLMALKGAELLIYPTAIGWESSDTDDEKARQLNAWIISQRAHAVANGLPVISVNRVGHEPDPSGQTNGILFWGNSFVAGPQGEFLTQAGNDHPENIVVEIDMERSENVRRWWPFLRDRRIDEYDGLTKRFLD; from the coding sequence ATGAGAAAGATAAAAGTCGGAATCATCCAACAATCCAATACCGCAGATATAAAAGCCAATCTGATGAACCTCGCAAAGAGTATCGAGGCTTGTGCCGCTCACGGCGCACAACTGATTGTGCTCCAGGAGTTGCACAATTCACTTTATTTCTGCCAGACAGAAAACACTAACCTGTTTGATCTTGCCGAACCAATTCCCGGGCCTTCCACAGGCTTTTATTCCGAGTTGGCAGCAGCTAATAAAGTAGTCCTTGTCACCTCTCTTTTTGAGAAACGTGCTCCCGGACTTTATCATAATACCGCTGTCGTATTCGACCGCGACGGAAGCATTGCAGGAAAATACCGAAAAATGCATATTCCCGATGATCCGGCTTACTACGAAAAGTTCTATTTCACTCCGGGAGACATTGGTTTTGAACCGATTCAAACATCTTTAGGAAAACTGGGCGTATTAGTATGCTGGGATCAATGGTATCCGGAAGCTGCCCGCCTGATGGCACTAAAAGGTGCGGAACTTTTAATTTATCCTACCGCCATTGGCTGGGAAAGCAGCGACACGGACGATGAAAAAGCCCGCCAACTCAATGCCTGGATTATTTCACAACGCGCTCATGCCGTTGCCAATGGACTTCCTGTTATCTCCGTCAACCGTGTAGGACACGAACCTGATCCTTCCGGACAGACAAACGGTATCTTATTCTGGGGAAACAGTTTTGTAGCAGGACCACAAGGGGAATTTCTGACACAAGCCGGAAACGATCACCCGGAAAACATAGTAGTGGAAATAGATATGGAACGTTCGGAAAACGTTCGCCGTTGGTGGCCTTTCCTTCGTGATCGTCGGATTGACGAATATGATGGACTTACCAAACGCTTTCTGGATTAA